The Bubalus kerabau isolate K-KA32 ecotype Philippines breed swamp buffalo chromosome X, PCC_UOA_SB_1v2, whole genome shotgun sequence genome has a segment encoding these proteins:
- the LOC129638763 gene encoding melanoma-associated antigen B2-like — protein MPRGQKSKVRAREKRHQARSETQGLHDQATTSRGEETTSFSPPDSESAPSSSSAAGTPKGPQGAQGTTSAAAGAIPKRSGSRSGGGGAARSRSGVGAKGQVQERENSSQASAAAASSHRDLLTKKAQVLVQHMLCKYKKRELIKKSEMLKAISGSYMKQFPEILSRASEHMEVVFGLVLKEVRPNSQCYTLVSNLDFSDSESMRGDLGLPKNGLLMPLLSFIYLNGPRISEEHIWKFLNILGIYDGRRHFIFGDTRKLITEDLVREEYLEYRQVPGSNPPRCEFLWGPKALTETIKNKVMEFLAKVNDTVTDAFLAQYEESFRQEVESTGARAAARVGTSASGMAATSASGMAATSASGMAGMSAWVTAGMSASVWDGPSAAAQAQYLASARPGISTAASAGPSASASAHAGAVSSHSSRP, from the exons ATGCCCCGTGGGCAGAAGAGTAAGGTCCGTGCTCGTGAGAAACGTCACCAGGCCCGGTCTGAGACCCAGGGTCTTCATGATCAGGCCACCACATCTCGGGGAGAAGagaccacttccttctcccctcctgattcagAGAGCGCTCCGTCAAGCTCGTCTGCTGCTGGCACCCCCAAGGGGCCTCAGGGAGCCCAAGGCACCACCAGTGCTGCTGCAGGTGCTATACCCAAAAGATCTG GCTCGAGATCTGGTGGTGGTGGCGCAGCACGCTCGAGATCTGGTGTAGGTGCCAAGGGCCAAGTTCAGGAACGTGAAAATTCCTCCCAGGCCTCAGCTGCTGCGGCGAGCTCTCACAGAGATCTTCTGACCAAGAAGGCACAGGTGTTGGTGCAGCATATGCTGTGTAAGTATAAGAAGAGGGAGCTCATTAAGAAGTCTGAAATGCTGAAGGCAATCAGTGGAAGTTACATGAAGCAATTCCCAGAGATCCTCAGCAGGGCCTCTGAGCACATGGAGGTTGTGTTTGGCCTGGTGCTGAAGGAAGTTAGACCCAACAGTCAGTGCTATACCCTGGTGAGCAACCTAGATTTCAGCGACAGTGAGTCTATGAGAGGTGACTTGGGGCTGCCGAAGAATGGTCTTCTGATGCCTCTGCTGAGTTTCATCTACCTGAATGGCCCCCGTATCTCTGAGgagcacatctggaagttcctgaatATTCTGGGCATCTATGATGGAAGAAGGCACTTCATCTTTGGAGACACCAGGAAGCTCATCACAGAAGATCTGGTGCGGGAAGAGTACCTGGAGTACCGCCAGGTACCCGGCAGCAATCCCCCTCGCTGTGAGTTCCTATGGGGTCCTAAAGCGCTTACAGAAACCATCAAGAATAAAGTCATGGAGTTTTTGGCCAAGGTCAATGATACGGTCACTGATGCCTTCCTGGCGCAATATGAGGAGTCTTTCAGACAGGAAGTAGAGAGCACCGGGGCCAGAGCTGCAGCCAGGGTTGG cacttctgcctcgggcatggctgccacttctgcctcgggcatggctgccacttctgcctcgggCATGGCTGGCATGTCTGCCTGGGTTACTGCAGGCATGTCTGCCTCGGTCTGGGATGGCCCTTCTGCTGCAGCCCAGGCTCAGTATCTTGCCTCAGCCAGGCCTGGCATTTCTACTGCAGCCagcgctggcccttctgcctcagccagtgccCACGCTGGGGCCGTATCCAGCCACTCATCTCGCCCCTAG